In Paenibacillus sp. J23TS9, a single genomic region encodes these proteins:
- the pqqE gene encoding pyrroloquinoline quinone biosynthesis protein PqqE, protein MEISIPYALTAELTHRCPLHCVYCSNPIELQKREHELTTREWINVLEEASDMGIVQVHLTGGEPLLRPDINQLIERARELGLFVNLITSGVGVTENRIRQLACAGIDSIQLSMQAPTADLADSIAGSNAHEFKKRTAKWIRAAGLPLHMNVVLHRQNIHLVEDIIELCVSWGAERLELANTQYYGWALVNRQHLLPTREQLTGAEEAYARAKERFNNKIELIWVIPDYYEEFPKPCMGGWGEISMTVTPDGKVLPCTAASGIQTMTFESVKEKSLKWIWENSASFRAYRGLDWMTEPCRNCEHRFRDFGGCRCQAYLLTGDSSQADPVCKFSPHHHLVTEFVASMNEKDAYLSGSDPNRLLPSYSYRSR, encoded by the coding sequence ATGGAAATAAGCATACCCTACGCGCTTACGGCGGAGCTTACACATCGGTGTCCCTTGCACTGTGTATATTGCTCGAATCCGATCGAACTCCAAAAAAGGGAACATGAACTTACGACCCGAGAGTGGATCAATGTCTTGGAAGAAGCAAGCGACATGGGGATTGTACAAGTTCATCTAACGGGCGGGGAGCCGCTTTTGCGGCCTGATATAAACCAGCTTATTGAGCGAGCCCGCGAGTTGGGACTTTTCGTAAATTTAATTACGAGCGGTGTTGGAGTCACGGAAAACCGTATTCGGCAGCTGGCATGTGCAGGGATTGACAGTATTCAATTAAGCATGCAAGCCCCAACGGCTGACCTCGCTGATTCGATCGCAGGCTCCAATGCCCACGAATTCAAAAAAAGAACCGCGAAATGGATACGCGCTGCGGGTCTCCCTTTACATATGAATGTCGTACTGCACAGGCAAAATATACATTTGGTAGAGGATATAATCGAGCTTTGCGTGTCATGGGGAGCGGAGCGGCTCGAACTAGCCAATACCCAGTATTATGGCTGGGCTCTTGTAAACCGCCAGCACTTGCTGCCAACAAGGGAGCAGCTCACAGGCGCTGAAGAGGCTTATGCACGAGCAAAAGAACGCTTTAACAACAAGATCGAACTGATCTGGGTGATCCCGGATTATTATGAGGAGTTCCCCAAACCTTGTATGGGGGGATGGGGGGAAATATCCATGACGGTGACGCCTGATGGAAAAGTACTACCCTGTACCGCGGCATCCGGTATCCAAACGATGACATTCGAATCCGTGAAAGAGAAGAGTTTAAAATGGATTTGGGAGAATTCTGCCTCTTTTCGCGCCTATCGCGGACTTGACTGGATGACAGAGCCCTGCCGAAATTGTGAACACCGTTTTCGGGACTTTGGGGGTTGCCGTTGTCAAGCTTATCTATTGACAGGCGACTCCAGCCAAGCAGATCCGGTATGTAAGTTTTCGCCTCATCATCATCTGGTCACCGAATTCGTCGCCTCCATGAATGAAAAAGACGCTTACCTTTCAGGCTCTGATCCTAATCGGCTTTTGCCCTCATACTCTTATCGCAGCAGGTGA
- a CDS encoding pentapeptide repeat-containing protein: protein MSRIHEYSNRPQDRGHLLADCENCFGLCCAALPFSSSSDFAFDKSAGTPCKNLQTDFRCSVHNSLRQRGMRGCTVYDCFGAGQKVSQVTYEGRDWRQAPETTKQMFGVFPIMWQLHELLWYLTEALTLQPARPIFDDLRLALEETDRLTQMNPESLLEINLSVYRAEINTLLLRTSELVREDARSKHTGSLGHTKKIQSRGADLIGAKLRSADLRYQSFRGAYLIAADLRGADLRVTDLIGADLRDADLKGADLTGSIFLTQAQINSAQGDASTKLPSSLTRPSHWITAQ from the coding sequence ATGTCTAGGATTCATGAATATTCAAATCGTCCGCAGGATCGAGGCCATCTGCTTGCCGATTGTGAAAACTGCTTCGGTCTATGCTGTGCTGCTCTTCCCTTTTCATCCTCGTCAGACTTTGCTTTTGACAAATCTGCAGGGACCCCCTGCAAAAACCTGCAAACGGATTTCCGCTGCAGTGTACACAACAGTCTCAGACAACGAGGGATGCGCGGTTGTACGGTTTATGACTGCTTCGGCGCGGGACAGAAGGTTTCGCAAGTAACCTACGAAGGGCGTGACTGGCGCCAAGCTCCAGAAACTACGAAGCAAATGTTTGGAGTGTTTCCGATCATGTGGCAGCTTCACGAGTTGTTATGGTATTTGACAGAAGCATTAACATTGCAGCCTGCCCGACCGATCTTTGATGATCTTCGTTTAGCACTTGAAGAGACAGATCGTCTCACACAAATGAATCCTGAATCCCTTTTGGAAATCAATTTATCGGTATACCGCGCTGAAATTAATACTCTTCTCCTTCGGACAAGCGAGCTTGTAAGGGAGGATGCCCGGAGTAAACATACAGGATCTTTGGGACACACAAAAAAGATCCAGTCTCGCGGAGCAGATCTCATCGGGGCCAAGCTGAGAAGTGCTGATCTCCGGTATCAAAGCTTCCGTGGCGCCTATCTAATTGCCGCCGATCTTAGAGGCGCTGATTTGAGAGTGACTGATCTCATTGGAGCAGATCTTCGGGACGCGGACCTCAAAGGTGCAGATCTCACCGGAAGCATTTTTCTTACCCAAGCCCAGATTAATTCAGCCCAAGGCGATGCCAGCACTAAACTGCCATCTTCTCTCACACGGCCATCTCACTGGATTACAGCCCAATAA
- a CDS encoding glycosyltransferase family 2 protein, translated as MGGTIAVIFTAKVRGIGALHQTLEKMDGEQPMVSVIIAARNEQKALERCVISLTNQTYSRLEVIVVNDRSDDSTGEIIARLAGTYSNVKGIEISELPEQWMGKSHALLQGTKQAQGQWLLFTDADILFHPHCIAKAVTYTEQHGLDHLTMIPDFEGPHVFSKWYAAFIFMSASSFGQLWKIKDPKSPQSLGVGAFNFVKRDVYEQIGTHAEFSYITTDDAALGKRVKQAGYRQDAIYGTRMIGVWNWYESLRQLIGSVEKSVFSYKNAIITTISCLLTMIYPWIGLFMGPVSARILCAVSLISVFWLYFIYSRHSGSGFWYGIAHPIVGLFLIMGGLRGAFNAQRSGGMTWRGTIYDRTNLKA; from the coding sequence ATGGGGGGGACGATTGCAGTTATTTTTACAGCTAAAGTAAGAGGTATTGGTGCATTACATCAAACGCTGGAGAAAATGGACGGAGAACAACCGATGGTTTCTGTCATCATTGCCGCAAGGAATGAACAGAAAGCGCTGGAGCGCTGTGTTATATCTTTGACTAACCAAACATATTCGCGGCTGGAGGTAATTGTTGTTAATGATCGCTCTGATGATTCCACAGGCGAGATCATAGCAAGGTTGGCAGGAACTTATTCAAACGTAAAGGGTATTGAAATTAGTGAGCTGCCGGAACAATGGATGGGAAAAAGCCATGCGTTACTCCAGGGAACGAAGCAAGCACAAGGGCAGTGGCTGCTCTTTACGGATGCCGATATCCTTTTTCACCCGCACTGTATAGCCAAGGCGGTTACTTATACTGAGCAGCATGGGCTCGATCACCTTACGATGATACCTGATTTTGAAGGACCTCACGTATTCTCCAAATGGTACGCTGCCTTTATTTTCATGAGTGCTTCATCATTCGGCCAGCTATGGAAGATAAAAGATCCCAAATCACCTCAATCACTGGGAGTGGGGGCATTTAATTTCGTTAAAAGGGATGTGTATGAACAGATTGGAACCCATGCCGAGTTTTCTTACATTACAACAGATGACGCAGCACTTGGGAAAAGAGTCAAACAGGCAGGATACCGCCAGGATGCGATCTATGGAACCCGGATGATAGGCGTCTGGAACTGGTATGAGAGCTTGAGGCAGCTCATTGGAAGTGTCGAGAAATCGGTATTTAGCTATAAGAATGCCATCATCACCACCATATCCTGTCTTCTGACGATGATCTATCCTTGGATTGGCTTGTTTATGGGGCCCGTTTCTGCGAGAATTCTGTGCGCTGTAAGCCTTATATCTGTATTCTGGCTTTACTTTATATATTCAAGGCATTCGGGCAGCGGGTTCTGGTATGGAATAGCGCATCCTATCGTTGGCTTGTTTTTGATTATGGGGGGCTTGCGAGGAGCTTTTAACGCTCAACGTAGTGGAGGCATGACATGGCGGGGTACGATATATGATCGTACGAATCTGAAAGCATGA
- a CDS encoding dipeptidase, protein MKIFDAHCDVLSKLLEDPRLDFIQEKDRLDVTLERMLESNIGFQNFAVYLPASFAGEFRHVLQSIDLFYERIISNRQIHLIQTQDDLRHAHNKGLIGALLSLEGVDALQGNLTYLRILYYLGVRSIGITWNYANWAADGVLEQRQGGFTAQGLNLITECNRLGLILDVSHLSEKAFWELLTQSDKPFIASHSNSSRICPKLRNLNDEQITSIIRTGGVMGLTFVPPFVHAEEPVTMDRLLSHIDHICSLGGSRHIGFGSDFDGIKEKIAGLEHAGKYHQLIELLQKNYSEEDVEHFIYKNWYHFYMDHLPSPHRIE, encoded by the coding sequence ATGAAAATATTTGATGCCCATTGTGATGTGCTGAGCAAACTATTGGAAGATCCCCGGCTTGATTTTATACAGGAAAAGGATCGGTTGGACGTGACGCTGGAACGCATGCTCGAATCCAATATCGGCTTTCAAAATTTCGCGGTTTATTTACCTGCATCATTTGCCGGAGAATTCCGGCATGTCCTTCAAAGCATCGATCTTTTTTACGAACGAATTATCTCAAACCGGCAAATTCATTTGATCCAAACCCAAGACGATTTAAGGCATGCCCATAACAAAGGCCTAATTGGGGCGCTGTTGTCGCTTGAAGGCGTGGATGCGCTTCAGGGGAACTTAACTTATCTGAGAATTTTATATTATTTGGGCGTTCGGAGTATCGGCATTACGTGGAACTACGCGAATTGGGCTGCGGATGGCGTTCTTGAGCAGCGGCAGGGAGGCTTCACGGCACAAGGATTGAACCTGATCACAGAATGCAACCGGCTGGGCCTGATCCTGGACGTATCGCATCTATCCGAGAAGGCCTTCTGGGAGCTGCTGACACAATCCGATAAGCCGTTTATTGCCTCTCACTCCAATTCCAGCAGAATCTGCCCGAAACTCAGAAATCTGAATGATGAGCAGATTACTTCGATCATCCGAACCGGGGGAGTTATGGGGCTAACCTTTGTCCCGCCTTTCGTGCATGCGGAGGAACCGGTAACGATGGATCGTTTATTGTCTCACATCGATCATATTTGTTCGCTGGGCGGCAGCCGGCATATCGGATTCGGCTCTGATTTCGACGGAATCAAAGAGAAAATCGCCGGCTTGGAACATGCAGGGAAATATCATCAACTGATCGAATTGCTACAGAAGAATTACAGCGAAGAAGATGTGGAACATTTCATCTACAAAAATTGGTATCATTTTTATATGGATCATTTGCCGTCCCCTCATCGTATAGAATAA
- a CDS encoding YeeE/YedE family protein, whose translation MILTGLLCGALLGFVMQRGRFCLTGGFRDMYLTKDNRMFYALLIAISIQSIGVFALIHFGLIDFSAGAFPWIATILGSFIFGIGIILAGGCATGTWYRAGEGLIGSWIALFGYMAMSAIMKSGALVPVNDGIKKYDAPVNSIPETFGLSVWPFIAVLSIITIALVIRQLRKPKVAIPSMKAKRKGLNHLLFEKRWHPFFTAILVGLIALLAWPLSEATGRMSGLGITTPSANILQYLVTGDSDKYVNWGMFLVLGIFLGSFIAAKGSREFRFRAPDAKTAISSFSGGILMGFGASWAGGCSIGNGLVMTAMMTWQGWVSLIFMILGTWTASYFVFVRPRSKAKHNQGAALRTTTT comes from the coding sequence ATGATATTAACAGGCTTGCTATGCGGCGCCTTGCTTGGCTTCGTCATGCAGCGTGGACGATTCTGCCTGACGGGCGGATTCAGGGATATGTATCTGACCAAGGATAATCGGATGTTTTACGCATTACTGATTGCGATCTCGATTCAAAGCATCGGAGTCTTTGCCCTTATTCATTTTGGACTTATTGATTTCAGTGCCGGAGCTTTCCCCTGGATTGCCACGATTCTTGGATCCTTTATCTTTGGGATTGGCATTATTCTAGCCGGAGGATGTGCGACCGGGACATGGTACCGTGCTGGTGAAGGTCTTATAGGCAGCTGGATTGCCCTCTTCGGCTACATGGCAATGAGCGCAATCATGAAATCGGGCGCTTTGGTTCCAGTGAATGACGGAATCAAGAAATACGATGCTCCTGTCAATTCTATTCCGGAGACCTTTGGACTCTCGGTGTGGCCGTTTATAGCCGTCCTATCCATCATTACAATTGCACTTGTCATCCGTCAATTGCGTAAGCCGAAAGTTGCGATTCCATCCATGAAAGCCAAACGGAAGGGCTTGAATCATCTGCTGTTCGAGAAGCGCTGGCATCCGTTCTTCACAGCCATTCTGGTTGGTTTGATTGCTCTGCTTGCTTGGCCGCTCAGCGAAGCGACGGGCCGGATGTCCGGTCTCGGAATCACAACACCATCTGCGAATATACTGCAATACCTGGTCACTGGAGATAGTGATAAATATGTAAACTGGGGCATGTTCCTCGTTCTTGGTATTTTCCTTGGTTCCTTTATTGCTGCTAAAGGCAGCCGGGAGTTCCGGTTCCGTGCACCAGATGCGAAGACAGCCATCTCGAGCTTTTCCGGTGGTATTTTGATGGGATTTGGCGCCAGCTGGGCCGGAGGTTGCTCCATTGGCAACGGTCTGGTCATGACAGCCATGATGACTTGGCAGGGCTGGGTGTCTCTGATATTTATGATTCTCGGTACATGGACAGCATCTTACTTCGTTTTTGTCCGCCCACGGAGCAAGGCTAAACATAATCAAGGTGCGGCACTTCGCACAACGACAACCTAA
- a CDS encoding translation factor GTPase family protein — MNKTIGLLAHVDAGKTTFAEQLLYHTNSIRSRGRVDHKDAFLDSHDLERARGITIFADQAVMSYGRTDYYLIDTPGHVDFSAEMERALQVMDYAVIIISAAEGVEGHTETVWQLLQTYRIPVMFFINKIDREGADVAAVLEEIRLQLTPDALLIPGSLTEKLAQDLIEFVAERDENLLNAYLEGQAEASMVTETMGSLMKSRLVFPVMSGSALQDQGIDEFLANLELLTETAYDTSGSFAARVFKIRHDQQGVRLTFMKVLQGKLNIRDELTYVDNQGEQKCEKITSIRVYNGEKHLSTDEAAAGQLIAVTGISGASASDGLGTLQEQIPFELVPALQSKVMYDPSIPIREVLRCFRILDAEDPSLGVIWNEALQELHIHVMGKIQLEVLAQVVLERFHLSVTFGKPEILYKETIADETIGYGHFEPLGHYAEVHLRIEPGPEGSGVTFVNHCHPDDLSIGFQNQIGQHVTEKDHRGLLTGSPLTDIIVTLLTGRSHNKHTTGGDFREATIRALRQGLEKADNKLLEPYYAFKLKVGSDHIGRVMSDIQQAQGSFEAPEIHGDTATFSGEAPVSSFMDYAAELASFTKGKGALTLRLSGYKPCRPFENIIASKNYDKNADPEYTSSSIFCSKGKAFSVAWHEAEDYMIRS; from the coding sequence ATGAACAAAACAATCGGATTGCTGGCTCATGTCGATGCGGGAAAAACGACGTTCGCGGAGCAGCTTCTCTATCATACAAACAGCATTCGCAGCCGGGGAAGGGTTGATCACAAGGATGCCTTTCTGGACAGTCATGATCTGGAAAGAGCCCGCGGAATTACGATTTTTGCCGATCAGGCAGTGATGTCCTATGGGAGAACGGATTATTATCTGATCGATACTCCCGGTCATGTCGATTTCTCTGCCGAGATGGAGCGGGCATTGCAGGTGATGGACTATGCCGTCATCATTATCAGCGCAGCAGAAGGAGTCGAAGGACATACCGAGACCGTATGGCAGCTTCTTCAGACATATCGTATACCTGTAATGTTTTTTATCAACAAAATTGACCGGGAGGGAGCTGATGTGGCAGCTGTTTTGGAAGAAATCCGGCTTCAATTGACTCCCGATGCTCTTCTCATTCCCGGCAGTTTAACAGAGAAGCTTGCACAAGATCTGATTGAATTTGTCGCTGAGCGTGATGAAAATCTTTTGAACGCTTATTTGGAAGGGCAAGCTGAAGCGTCAATGGTTACTGAAACGATGGGTTCCTTAATGAAAAGCCGTCTGGTTTTTCCGGTGATGTCCGGCTCAGCCCTTCAGGATCAAGGTATAGACGAATTTCTTGCCAATTTGGAATTGTTGACGGAGACAGCTTATGATACCTCCGGTTCCTTTGCTGCGCGGGTATTTAAAATACGGCATGATCAGCAGGGAGTACGCTTAACCTTTATGAAGGTATTACAGGGCAAGCTGAATATAAGGGATGAACTTACATATGTAGACAACCAGGGGGAGCAAAAGTGTGAGAAGATCACTTCCATACGGGTATACAATGGAGAAAAGCATCTATCCACGGATGAGGCAGCAGCTGGGCAATTGATTGCAGTGACGGGAATATCCGGTGCTTCGGCTTCAGACGGCTTGGGTACACTGCAGGAACAGATACCATTTGAGCTTGTTCCGGCACTCCAATCCAAGGTCATGTACGACCCGTCCATTCCGATTCGTGAAGTGCTCCGCTGTTTTCGGATATTGGATGCGGAGGATCCTTCGCTCGGCGTTATTTGGAATGAGGCTTTGCAGGAGCTTCATATTCACGTGATGGGTAAAATCCAACTGGAGGTACTGGCGCAGGTCGTCCTTGAACGTTTTCATCTCTCTGTTACCTTCGGCAAGCCGGAAATTTTGTATAAAGAGACGATAGCCGATGAGACGATCGGATATGGTCACTTCGAGCCGCTGGGGCATTATGCCGAGGTTCACTTACGGATTGAACCGGGTCCTGAGGGAAGTGGAGTAACATTTGTTAACCACTGTCATCCAGATGATCTGAGCATCGGTTTCCAGAATCAGATCGGACAACATGTGACGGAGAAGGATCATCGTGGTCTGCTAACAGGATCTCCTTTGACGGACATCATCGTGACGCTTTTGACGGGCCGCTCCCATAACAAGCACACAACTGGCGGCGACTTCCGGGAAGCGACCATTCGGGCGCTCAGGCAGGGTCTTGAGAAAGCGGATAATAAGCTGTTGGAGCCGTATTACGCATTTAAGCTGAAAGTCGGATCGGATCATATCGGCAGGGTAATGTCGGATATACAGCAAGCTCAGGGCAGCTTTGAAGCTCCGGAAATCCATGGGGATACAGCGACCTTCAGCGGAGAGGCACCTGTGTCTTCATTCATGGATTATGCCGCGGAGCTGGCTTCGTTCACGAAAGGGAAGGGAGCTTTGACGCTGAGACTGAGCGGCTACAAACCGTGCCGTCCATTCGAGAACATTATTGCCTCCAAAAATTACGATAAAAATGCCGATCCGGAATACACATCCTCTTCCATCTTTTGCTCAAAAGGAAAAGCGTTCAGCGTTGCCTGGCATGAGGCGGAGGATTATATGATCAGGAGCTGA
- a CDS encoding phosphotransferase, with the protein MLDSDEMQLTSWNCKPIGISKEESAVFRVCCYLSNNEKTSACTLILKILKKDSSRDQESHYFYWKREALVYRSGILDQLPRVICAPKCYAVTEKDDGSQWVWLEDIDFEPMQHDWTLTHQRKTARLLGSFNGAYLAGTSLPAENFLCHHWMRSWVEACSAYSRPFEEQQQIWEANGMEWIGRNVMWTSYVSNLTRVNGFLENLELLPRVFAHQDVHWDNIFMKQEDGITSLIAIDWQFASVSGIGEDLGRMFGYALMKNKIPISSLEEYKESLFQSYMQGLREAGWHGDSELVRFGFNVSAGLRFVLGMDKLFTGLERGDINRNVELGHLIEVIQALLGMVDEAWKLIEKIKP; encoded by the coding sequence ATGTTAGATTCTGATGAAATGCAGCTAACGTCCTGGAATTGCAAACCGATTGGAATAAGCAAAGAAGAAAGCGCGGTATTCAGAGTCTGCTGCTATCTTTCGAATAATGAAAAAACATCCGCATGTACCCTGATACTTAAGATATTAAAGAAGGATTCGTCAAGAGATCAGGAAAGTCATTACTTTTATTGGAAACGGGAAGCCTTGGTATACCGTTCTGGTATTTTGGATCAATTGCCCCGGGTTATCTGCGCTCCTAAATGCTACGCTGTGACAGAGAAGGATGACGGAAGTCAGTGGGTTTGGCTGGAGGACATTGATTTTGAACCAATGCAGCATGACTGGACATTAACCCACCAACGAAAAACGGCCCGATTGCTTGGATCGTTTAACGGGGCTTATTTGGCAGGGACATCCCTTCCGGCTGAAAATTTTTTATGCCATCACTGGATGCGTTCATGGGTAGAGGCTTGCAGTGCTTATTCCAGGCCTTTTGAGGAGCAACAACAGATATGGGAAGCTAACGGAATGGAATGGATCGGCAGGAATGTCATGTGGACAAGCTATGTAAGCAACCTAACCCGGGTGAACGGTTTCCTGGAGAATTTGGAATTACTGCCCCGCGTTTTCGCTCATCAGGATGTGCATTGGGATAACATATTCATGAAGCAAGAAGACGGCATTACTTCACTGATTGCGATTGACTGGCAGTTCGCTAGTGTCTCTGGAATTGGGGAAGACCTCGGCCGCATGTTCGGGTATGCATTAATGAAAAACAAAATTCCGATCAGCAGTTTAGAGGAATATAAGGAATCATTATTTCAAAGTTATATGCAAGGTTTACGCGAAGCGGGATGGCATGGAGATTCTGAGCTGGTCCGCTTCGGGTTTAACGTGTCGGCGGGGCTCCGGTTCGTGTTGGGCATGGATAAGCTGTTTACCGGTCTTGAAAGAGGTGACATCAACCGAAATGTAGAATTGGGTCATCTTATAGAGGTCATCCAAGCGCTGCTTGGGATGGTTGATGAAGCTTGGAAGCTTATAGAAAAGATTAAGCCTTGA
- a CDS encoding glutamine--tRNA ligase/YqeY domain fusion protein, producing the protein MNHDREKEEVTDFLTKIVEDDVHNGVYHRPVATRFPPEPNGYLHIGSAYAIHVNHSIANKFNGTFNLRFDDTNPLKEDMKYVEAIREDIEWLGHKPPVYFGSDYSESYYEAAKQLICNGKAYVCDLTPEQMTEYRGTLTEPGKDSPYRKRSVEENLNLFEHMKKGSFPTSSKVLRAKIDMSSPNMNLRDPVLYRIIHAEHYRTRNEWCIYPMYDFAHPIQDWLEGITHSLCSSEFRDHRPLYDWVLSELEVVEPPKQREFGRLNISGLVTSKRYLRELVEGGYVDGWDDPRLPTLKGLRRRGVTPEAIKLFLNEIGVFRQNTAVDAAMLDHFIRQDLKERAVSVMAILDPIKVIISNYPEKQTEMLSIKNNEINEVMGTREIPFSRELYIEREDFMEVPVTGFHRLFPGSEVRLKGAYFIKCEHVVKDSSTGDITELHCTYDPLTKSGSGFNARKVKSTIHWVSAAHGVTAEIHLYDKLLKEKSMILESDNKWEDMMNPESFVKVEEAILEPCMKNVGFGETYQFIRHGYYCLDTRYTAENKQVFNRIVSLKDSWKKAKG; encoded by the coding sequence ATGAATCATGATCGAGAGAAAGAAGAAGTTACGGATTTTTTAACGAAGATAGTGGAGGATGATGTGCATAACGGGGTATATCACAGACCTGTCGCTACAAGATTTCCTCCCGAGCCTAACGGTTATCTGCATATTGGCAGCGCTTATGCGATACATGTCAATCACTCCATCGCGAATAAATTTAATGGGACATTTAACCTGCGTTTTGATGATACGAATCCTTTAAAAGAGGATATGAAGTATGTGGAAGCCATCAGGGAAGATATCGAATGGCTCGGACATAAACCGCCTGTGTATTTTGGTTCGGATTATTCTGAGTCATATTATGAAGCAGCTAAACAATTGATCTGCAATGGAAAGGCATATGTATGCGATCTGACCCCGGAACAAATGACGGAGTATCGAGGCACGTTAACCGAACCAGGGAAGGATAGTCCGTACCGGAAGCGGTCTGTAGAAGAGAATCTGAACTTGTTTGAACACATGAAAAAAGGGAGTTTTCCGACCTCCTCCAAGGTTTTGCGGGCCAAAATCGACATGTCCTCACCAAACATGAATTTACGTGATCCTGTCCTATACCGAATTATTCATGCTGAGCATTACCGCACGCGAAATGAATGGTGTATTTACCCGATGTATGATTTTGCCCATCCGATACAGGATTGGTTGGAAGGAATTACGCATTCGTTATGCTCGTCAGAATTTAGGGATCATCGTCCCCTGTATGATTGGGTGTTGAGTGAGCTTGAGGTTGTGGAGCCTCCCAAACAAAGAGAATTTGGACGGTTAAATATATCTGGCCTAGTCACGAGCAAAAGGTATCTGAGAGAACTGGTCGAAGGGGGATATGTAGACGGTTGGGACGATCCAAGACTTCCAACATTAAAAGGACTACGTCGAAGAGGAGTCACGCCGGAGGCAATCAAGCTATTTCTGAATGAAATCGGGGTGTTCCGCCAAAATACGGCTGTGGATGCTGCAATGCTGGATCATTTCATCCGGCAGGACCTGAAGGAGCGGGCAGTTAGCGTGATGGCTATCCTGGATCCCATCAAAGTCATCATTTCGAACTATCCGGAAAAACAAACCGAAATGCTGAGCATCAAAAATAATGAAATAAATGAAGTGATGGGCACCAGGGAGATCCCTTTTTCAAGAGAACTATATATTGAAAGAGAAGATTTTATGGAAGTGCCTGTAACCGGGTTTCACCGCTTGTTTCCAGGTTCCGAGGTTCGGCTGAAAGGGGCTTATTTTATAAAATGCGAGCATGTGGTAAAGGACTCGTCTACGGGAGACATCACCGAGCTGCACTGCACCTATGATCCATTGACCAAGAGCGGGTCCGGATTCAATGCGCGAAAGGTTAAGTCGACCATCCATTGGGTTTCGGCTGCGCACGGCGTAACAGCAGAGATCCATTTGTATGATAAGCTTCTGAAGGAAAAGTCCATGATCTTGGAATCCGACAACAAGTGGGAAGATATGATGAATCCGGAATCGTTTGTCAAAGTAGAGGAAGCGATCCTGGAGCCCTGCATGAAAAATGTGGGTTTTGGTGAGACTTATCAATTCATTAGACATGGCTATTATTGTCTGGATACCAGATATACAGCAGAGAACAAACAAGTGTTCAATCGAATTGTTTCTTTAAAAGATTCGTGGAAAAAGGCAAAAGGATAA
- a CDS encoding MarR family winged helix-turn-helix transcriptional regulator produces MAKSELLFEVSAMFRTLLKNLSQEWNKKSAKTYCLTFPQFQVLYTLKLRGSLKVSELAEALALTSPAITNLTDKLIAAGYVQRERAEEDRRVVYTMITEKGYEIIAKIAEDQKEMIQVFFNMLSEEDIQHLRRIFSSMLLDIDHNDI; encoded by the coding sequence TTGGCTAAGAGCGAACTGCTGTTTGAAGTTTCGGCAATGTTCCGTACGTTGTTGAAAAATCTATCGCAGGAATGGAACAAAAAAAGTGCAAAAACCTACTGTCTGACGTTTCCTCAATTTCAAGTCCTATATACGCTGAAATTACGTGGCTCTCTAAAAGTATCTGAACTGGCAGAAGCGTTAGCTTTAACGTCGCCTGCCATTACGAACCTTACAGATAAGCTCATTGCTGCGGGCTATGTACAGAGAGAACGTGCCGAAGAAGACCGTAGAGTCGTGTATACCATGATTACGGAAAAAGGGTATGAAATTATCGCAAAGATTGCAGAGGATCAAAAAGAAATGATTCAAGTGTTTTTCAATATGTTATCGGAGGAAGATATACAGCATTTGAGAAGAATATTCTCATCCATGCTTTTGGATATAGATCATAACGACATATAG
- a CDS encoding sulfurtransferase TusA family protein — protein MKQQKLAVVGMVCPFPLIEAKQAIETLDSGDELVIDFDCTQATEAIPRWAAEAGHAVTNFEQIDDASWTITVQKK, from the coding sequence ATGAAACAACAAAAACTGGCCGTCGTCGGAATGGTTTGTCCATTTCCTTTAATTGAGGCAAAGCAAGCGATCGAAACACTCGACAGCGGTGATGAGCTTGTCATTGATTTCGATTGTACACAAGCAACGGAGGCTATACCACGCTGGGCTGCTGAAGCAGGCCATGCAGTCACAAATTTCGAACAGATTGACGATGCATCCTGGACTATAACTGTTCAAAAAAAATAA